Proteins from a genomic interval of Chloroflexota bacterium:
- a CDS encoding Rieske (2Fe-2S) protein, whose amino-acid sequence MTIPPGHPRSEADDRSEPGTSTRRALLARVGAGLGAFLAAALGVPVIGAIVSPAGRRDESPWISLGQVADFAVGQPRMVQFGIRRADGYLQTTLPRAVWVYRSTEENVVVRNARCTHLGCLVGYRAESSTFVCPCHGGVFARDDGRVLDGPPPRAMDELRYRIDGGLLMTQYQDFQVGVPNRVAL is encoded by the coding sequence ATGACAATCCCGCCGGGGCATCCGCGGTCGGAGGCCGACGACCGGTCAGAACCGGGAACGAGTACGCGCCGAGCGCTCCTGGCTCGGGTCGGCGCCGGGCTGGGCGCTTTTCTCGCGGCGGCGCTGGGCGTGCCGGTCATCGGCGCCATCGTCTCGCCCGCAGGCCGCCGCGACGAGTCTCCTTGGATCTCCCTGGGTCAGGTCGCCGACTTCGCCGTCGGCCAACCACGCATGGTTCAGTTCGGGATCCGCCGTGCCGACGGATACCTCCAGACAACGCTCCCCCGTGCGGTATGGGTGTATCGATCGACGGAAGAGAACGTGGTTGTGCGCAACGCTCGGTGCACCCACCTGGGGTGCCTCGTGGGCTACCGCGCCGAGTCCAGCACGTTCGTCTGCCCGTGTCACGGCGGCGTATTCGCGCGCGATGACGGCCGCGTCCTCGATGGGCCACCGCCGAGAGCCATGGATGAGCTGAGGTATCGGATCGACGGCGGACTCTTGATGACGCAGTACCAGGACTTCCAGGTCGGCGTCCCGAACCGGGTCGCGCTGTAG
- a CDS encoding cupredoxin domain-containing protein, translating to MNSITRCPWGRRATVLAIALIAPAAVLLSACNRGSAPVTTINVSGADFAFTPDKVSVPAGKVHLVFTNQSTTNQHELWVYPQNQPRLQEMVQAKEAGQDVEEKDYLQNVAGDVEDVPTGQTQSFDATLQPGTYEFGCFVTSTVDGRPRNHYALGMHFQLQVI from the coding sequence ATGAATAGCATCACGCGCTGCCCGTGGGGACGCCGCGCCACCGTGCTGGCGATAGCGCTCATCGCACCCGCCGCCGTTCTGCTCTCGGCCTGCAATAGGGGCTCGGCGCCGGTCACCACCATCAACGTGAGCGGTGCTGACTTTGCCTTTACGCCGGACAAGGTTTCGGTGCCGGCCGGCAAGGTTCACCTCGTCTTTACCAACCAGAGCACGACCAACCAGCACGAGCTGTGGGTCTATCCACAGAACCAGCCGCGCCTCCAGGAGATGGTTCAGGCAAAAGAAGCCGGGCAGGACGTCGAAGAAAAGGACTACCTCCAGAACGTGGCGGGGGACGTTGAGGACGTGCCGACCGGTCAGACGCAGAGCTTCGATGCCACGCTCCAGCCAGGCACGTACGAGTTCGGCTGCTTCGTGACCAGCACCGTGGATGGTCGGCCACGGAACCACTACGCCCTGGGTATGCATTTCCAGCTCCAGGTCATCTAA